From the Thermococcus sp. MV5 genome, the window AAACATGGCTCACCTTTCTCTATAAGGATACAGGGATTACCCTTAATCCTGCACTCCACACAAACGGGATAGTCAATATCCTCAGGCCATGAACCTACAAGGAAAGTTCCCAATGCATAGAGGAAGTCTTTCTTCTCTGGTGGACATCCGTAGAGTTTATAATCAACCTTAATGTATTTCTCAACTGGTTCGGCCATTTTAGGTTCAAATTTAACATGAGATTCGCCGTAAACCCTCTTCCAAAGCTCACTAAGTCCTTTATCCTTACCCCAGCTTTGCACACCACCGTGAATTGCACATGAACCAACTGCAATTACTACCTTTGCTTTTTCTCTGATCTTCTTCACGAGCTCCACTTCTTCCTCTGTGGAAACGCTCCCCTCTATGAAGGCTATATCAACTTCCCTATCTTCATCACTGTCTCTCTCTACCATAAACCAGCATTCTATGTTTACTTTATCTAAAAGTTGGAGTATTTCATCCATCATGGCAAACTGAAGCTGACAGCCATAGCATGAAGTTAAAGCGTAAAATCCAATTTTAACTTTCTCGCTCATTCCTCTCACCTCAATCAAGCAATCCTGGTGTTGATATTATATCAAAGTACCCAAATACAGGGCCATCTTTACATATGTATTTCCAAGAGGTACTTGTTCCCACATTACAGTGTCCACACTTGCCTATTCCACATTTCATTTTCCTCTCCAGTGTCACATAGATATTATCTGGGCGGTAGTCATAGTTTATAAGGGACTCAAAAACTGCTTTGTACATTCTTGGAGGCCCACACACAGCTACTGCAGTGTTCTTTGGATTTGTGTTAGCCTCGACAATAAATTGCTGGGGCCTTCCTTTTAGTCCTGGCCAATCTGGATCCCTAGTAACACTCTGGATTATCTTGACATTTTCAGCTTCAGCAAGGTCTTTCATTGCCTCTA encodes:
- the hydD gene encoding NADPH-dependent hydrogenase/sulfhydrogenase 1 subunit delta; the encoded protein is MSEKVKIGFYALTSCYGCQLQFAMMDEILQLLDKVNIECWFMVERDSDEDREVDIAFIEGSVSTEEEVELVKKIREKAKVVIAVGSCAIHGGVQSWGKDKGLSELWKRVYGESHVKFEPKMAEPVEKYIKVDYKLYGCPPEKKDFLYALGTFLVGSWPEDIDYPVCVECRIKGNPCILIEKGEPCLGPLTVAGCDARCPGFNVACIGCRGAVGYDVAWFDSLALEFKKKGLAKEEILERMKIFNAHNPKLEEMVNKIFEEGE